TATGCGGAGTTGAGACAATTTCCCCCGAATCTTTGTTAACGACAACCGTAATCGAAATAAACCCATCCTCAGACAGGGCCAATCTGTCCTTAAGTTCCCGATCGGTTACAATATTGTTCCCATCAACATAAACAAGCTCGATGTCAACCTGATCAACAACCCGAGCACCCGAGTCATCCAGCTGAACAACAGTTCCATTACTTGCCAAAATAACAGAATCAGAAGACATGCCGCTTTTTTCAGCAACCCGTTTATTAGCAACCAAATGCCGGCGCTCACCGTGGATTGGCATCGCAAATTTTGGCTTTAGGATGTTATAGCAGTACAGCAGTTCACCCGATGCACAGTGCCCAGAAACATGAACAAATGCGTTACCCTTGTGTGAAACCTCAGCACCAAGGTCGTAGAGCTTGTCCATCAGTTTATAAACAGATGACTCATTACCCGGAATTAAACTAGATGCAAATATAACCCTATCCCCAGGACCGGGAACAATTTGGAAAGTCCCGTCAGCCATACGACTTAGAACGGCAAGAGGTTCGCCCTGGGAGCCCGTGCAGACATACACCACACGATCGTACGGTAAAGTCTCGGCGATAGCAGCATCTATCAAAACACCATCCGGAACCTGCAAAAAGCCCAATTGTGCCGCGATTGACATATTGCGGATCATGGAACGACCTAGCAATGCCACCTGCCTGTTATTGGCAGCGGCGGCATTAAGCACCTGCTGCACCCTGGCGACATGACTTGAAAAGCAGGCAACTATCGCGCGACCCTCTGTTTTTGCAATAAGAGAATCCAGAACCGGACCAATATCCCGCTCA
The sequence above is a segment of the Tropheryma whipplei str. Twist genome. Coding sequences within it:
- a CDS encoding ribonuclease J, whose amino-acid sequence is MPLGGLGEVGRNMTVFELDGRILLVDCGVLFPDLQQPGVDLILPDFAPIRDRLDKVEALVLTHGHEDHIGAVPYLLRLRSDIPLIGSPLTLAFVEEKCKEQRLSPNLRRVAPLDRLKVGDFDLEFVSVNHSIPDAMAVFIRTSAGNIFHTGDFKLDQWPLDSRLTDLPSFARFGAEGVDLFMCDSTNADIAGYIPYERDIGPVLDSLIAKTEGRAIVACFSSHVARVQQVLNAAAANNRQVALLGRSMIRNMSIAAQLGFLQVPDGVLIDAAIAETLPYDRVVYVCTGSQGEPLAVLSRMADGTFQIVPGPGDRVIFASSLIPGNESSVYKLMDKLYDLGAEVSHKGNAFVHVSGHCASGELLYCYNILKPKFAMPIHGERRHLVANKRVAEKSGMSSDSVILASNGTVVQLDDSGARVVDQVDIELVYVDGNNIVTDRELKDRLALSEDGFISITVVVNKDSGEIVSTPHIYTRGFAEGYEVFEDVVNEVVSELKHAIGSGVLDEHDLTRIVRRVVGSWAGRKIRRHPVIVPLVVTV